The proteins below come from a single Thermopolyspora flexuosa genomic window:
- a CDS encoding metal-dependent hydrolase translates to MGHSHALSGALVWLAAAPGLAALVPVAEHATVPAELLAGALVCAGAAMLPDLDHPKSTIAQTFGPVTWVLSRAVNGIAGGHRQATHSLLFCAAAGVGTHLLAQWHTVARDVVVVLMIGLALRALAVGVPGRTLTSAMLNVLLTTALVVIFHSFGVGYGWLGLAVAIGSLAHVVGDCLTERGCPVLWPIKARWLLPYKIGFKTGKWFEQRFLAPALSVGIVVLLYLRLMPDVTIG, encoded by the coding sequence ATGGGGCACTCGCACGCGCTGAGCGGCGCGCTCGTCTGGCTCGCGGCGGCACCCGGGCTCGCCGCGCTCGTCCCGGTGGCGGAGCACGCGACCGTCCCGGCGGAACTGCTCGCGGGCGCGCTGGTCTGCGCCGGCGCGGCGATGCTGCCCGACCTCGACCATCCCAAGTCGACGATCGCCCAGACCTTCGGCCCGGTCACCTGGGTGCTGAGCAGGGCCGTCAACGGGATCGCGGGCGGGCACCGGCAGGCCACCCACTCGCTGCTGTTCTGCGCGGCCGCGGGCGTGGGCACGCACCTGCTCGCCCAGTGGCACACCGTCGCCCGCGACGTGGTCGTGGTGCTCATGATCGGTCTCGCGCTGCGCGCGCTCGCCGTGGGCGTGCCCGGCCGGACCCTCACCTCGGCGATGCTGAACGTGCTGCTCACCACCGCGCTGGTGGTGATCTTCCATTCGTTCGGTGTCGGGTACGGCTGGCTCGGCCTCGCCGTGGCGATCGGCAGCCTGGCGCACGTGGTCGGGGACTGCCTCACCGAGCGCGGCTGCCCGGTGCTCTGGCCGATCAAGGCACGGTGGCTGCTGCCGTACAAGATCGGGTTCAAGACCGGCAAGTGGTTCGAGCAGCGGTTCCTCGCCCCGGCCCTGTCGGTGGGCATCGTGGTCCTGCTCTATCTGCGGCTCATGCCCGATGTTACGATCGGGTAA
- a CDS encoding type II toxin-antitoxin system PemK/MazF family toxin, whose protein sequence is MTGTNSGRPTHIEISDETSGLVKPGRAMAEQFRAIFVRRLAHRLGCVGDMTMERLRTALFHLLQA, encoded by the coding sequence ATCACCGGAACAAATAGCGGCCGGCCAACGCATATCGAGATTTCCGACGAGACGTCCGGCCTGGTCAAGCCGGGCCGGGCGATGGCCGAGCAGTTCCGCGCGATCTTCGTCAGGCGGCTTGCGCACAGGCTTGGATGTGTCGGCGACATGACTATGGAACGGCTCCGGACCGCTCTTTTCCATCTGCTCCAAGCCTGA
- a CDS encoding ATP-binding cassette domain-containing protein, with protein MRGVNKSFGPVHVLHDVSFSAYAGEVTALVGDNGAGKSTLVKCIGGIHPIDSGEYLFEGKPVNVHSPRDAAALGIEIVYQDLALCDNLDIVQNMFLGRERKNGIVLDEDTMERMAAETLKGLSVRTVKSIRQPVSSLSGGQRQTVAIAKAVLWNSKVVILDEPTAALGVAQTAQVLELVRRLADQGLAVVLISHNMNDVFAVSDRIAALYLGRMAAQVKASDVTHAQVVELITAGRSGDLGLTNGNGGAEGKEAP; from the coding sequence CTGCGCGGAGTCAACAAGAGCTTCGGCCCCGTGCACGTGCTGCACGACGTGTCCTTCTCCGCCTACGCCGGGGAGGTGACCGCGCTCGTCGGCGACAACGGCGCCGGAAAGTCCACGCTGGTCAAGTGCATCGGCGGCATCCACCCCATCGACAGCGGCGAGTACCTGTTCGAGGGCAAGCCGGTGAACGTGCACTCCCCGCGGGACGCCGCCGCGCTCGGCATCGAGATCGTGTACCAGGACCTCGCGCTCTGCGACAACCTGGACATCGTTCAGAACATGTTCCTCGGCCGGGAGCGGAAGAACGGCATCGTCCTCGACGAGGACACGATGGAGCGGATGGCGGCCGAGACCCTCAAGGGCCTGTCGGTCCGTACCGTCAAGTCGATCCGCCAGCCGGTCTCCAGCCTCTCCGGCGGCCAGCGGCAGACCGTCGCGATCGCCAAGGCCGTGCTGTGGAACAGCAAGGTCGTCATCCTCGACGAGCCGACCGCGGCGCTCGGCGTCGCCCAGACCGCCCAGGTCCTCGAGCTGGTACGGCGGCTCGCCGACCAGGGCCTCGCGGTCGTGCTGATCAGCCACAACATGAACGACGTGTTCGCCGTGTCCGACCGGATCGCGGCGCTCTACCTGGGCCGCATGGCGGCGCAGGTCAAGGCGTCCGACGTCACCCACGCCCAGGTGGTCGAGCTGATCACCGCCGGGCGCAGCGGTGACCTCGGGCTCACCAACGGCAACGGGGGCGCGGAAGGCAAGGAGGCGCCATGA
- a CDS encoding sugar ABC transporter substrate-binding protein codes for MRKRIFTLAAGVAALSLGLTACGSDSGTTTAQGGGGDASAKPGKIGVILPDSKSSARWETADRKYLSEAFQAAGVEFDIQNAQGDKNQFQTIADQMITNGATVLMIVNLDSGTGKAVLDKAKSQGVATIDYDRLTLGGSAEYYVSFDNTKVGQLQGEGLVKCLTDMKADKPIIARLNGSPTDNNATLFKEGYDGVLKPKFDSGEYVEGPDQWVPDWDNAQAATIFEQMLTQQPKIGGVLAANDGLGNAVITILKKQNLNGKVPVTGQDATVQGLQNILAGDQCMTVYKAIKKEADAAARLAIALAKGEKPAVNQTVRDPEGNRDVPAVLEEPQAIFFDNVKDVVADGFVSKEELCTEEFAAKCKEAGIE; via the coding sequence ATGCGTAAGAGGATCTTCACTCTGGCCGCCGGAGTGGCGGCGCTGTCCCTCGGCCTCACCGCCTGCGGCTCCGACTCCGGGACCACCACCGCGCAGGGCGGTGGCGGCGACGCGTCGGCCAAGCCGGGCAAGATCGGCGTCATCCTCCCCGACAGCAAGTCCTCGGCCCGGTGGGAGACCGCGGACCGCAAGTACCTCTCGGAGGCGTTCCAGGCGGCGGGCGTGGAGTTCGACATCCAGAACGCCCAGGGCGACAAGAACCAGTTCCAGACGATCGCCGACCAGATGATCACCAACGGCGCGACCGTGCTGATGATCGTCAACCTGGACAGCGGTACCGGTAAGGCGGTCCTGGACAAGGCGAAGTCGCAGGGTGTCGCCACGATCGACTACGACCGGCTCACCCTCGGCGGCAGCGCCGAGTACTACGTGAGCTTCGACAACACCAAGGTCGGCCAGCTCCAGGGCGAGGGTCTGGTCAAGTGCCTGACCGACATGAAGGCGGACAAGCCGATCATCGCCCGGCTGAACGGCTCGCCGACCGACAACAACGCGACGCTGTTCAAGGAGGGCTACGACGGCGTGCTCAAGCCGAAGTTCGACTCCGGCGAGTACGTCGAGGGCCCCGACCAGTGGGTGCCCGACTGGGACAACGCCCAGGCCGCCACGATCTTCGAGCAGATGCTCACCCAGCAGCCGAAGATCGGCGGCGTGCTCGCCGCGAACGACGGCCTCGGCAACGCCGTGATCACCATCCTCAAGAAGCAGAACCTCAACGGCAAGGTCCCGGTCACCGGCCAGGACGCCACCGTGCAGGGCCTGCAGAACATCCTCGCCGGCGACCAGTGCATGACCGTCTACAAGGCGATCAAGAAGGAGGCCGACGCGGCCGCCCGGCTCGCCATCGCGCTCGCCAAGGGCGAGAAGCCGGCCGTGAACCAGACGGTGCGCGACCCGGAGGGCAACCGGGACGTGCCCGCGGTGCTCGAGGAGCCGCAGGCGATCTTCTTCGACAACGTGAAGGACGTGGTGGCGGACGGCTTCGTCTCCAAGGAGGAGCTGTGCACCGAGGAGTTCGCCGCCAAGTGCAAGGAAGCCGGCATCGAGTGA
- a CDS encoding sulfite exporter TauE/SafE family protein: MIELPAGAVGPVSASWPVLLLLAGVAVFAGAVVQGAAGFGPALVAAPVVMLLDPSVMPGAVQVVALVLPLCSLAAEWRHVDWRGVGRALLGRVPGAVVGVWVVKAASPQALAVIVGVMVLVAVVLTARTVTVPRTPRTLAVAGAVSGVTGTATSIGGPPIALVHRHATGPRIRATLAMYFVVGAVLSLGALAAGGECRRGRCSPGCCSCRSRSPGTRRPDRCAGTSTATAPGSPCWSWRPSPRPCRSSGRWG; encoded by the coding sequence ATGATCGAGCTTCCCGCCGGTGCCGTCGGGCCCGTATCCGCCTCCTGGCCGGTCCTGCTGCTCCTCGCCGGGGTGGCGGTGTTCGCCGGGGCGGTGGTGCAGGGAGCGGCCGGGTTCGGGCCGGCGCTGGTGGCCGCGCCCGTGGTGATGCTGCTCGACCCCTCGGTGATGCCCGGCGCGGTGCAGGTGGTGGCGCTCGTGCTGCCGCTGTGCTCGCTCGCCGCCGAGTGGCGGCACGTGGACTGGCGCGGGGTCGGCCGGGCGCTGCTCGGGCGGGTGCCCGGGGCGGTCGTGGGCGTGTGGGTGGTGAAGGCGGCCTCCCCGCAGGCGCTCGCGGTGATCGTCGGGGTGATGGTGCTCGTCGCCGTCGTGCTCACCGCCCGGACGGTGACCGTGCCGCGCACGCCGCGCACCCTCGCGGTGGCGGGCGCGGTCTCCGGGGTGACCGGGACGGCGACCTCGATCGGCGGGCCGCCGATCGCGCTCGTCCACCGGCACGCAACGGGCCCGCGGATCCGGGCCACGCTCGCCATGTACTTCGTCGTGGGCGCGGTCCTGTCGCTCGGCGCGCTCGCGGCCGGCGGGGAGTGCCGCCGCGGGCGGTGCTCGCCGGGCTGCTGCTCGTGCCGTTCACGCTCGCCGGGTACGCGGCGGCCGGACCGCTGCGCCGGTACCTCGACCGCGACCGCACCCGGGTCGCCGTGCTGGTCGTGGCGGCCCTCTCCGCGGCCCTGTCGATCTTCCGGGCGATGGGGGTGA
- a CDS encoding ROK family transcriptional regulator: MRAGPSQEEIRRHNLGVLLRHVHLGGPTSRAELTSRMGVNRSTIMALTADLTAAGLVREELPKETGRAGRPSLVVRPESARVYVLAFDVGVDRVVAARVGLGGVILDRRDAPRERGPFDLEALTAQLAGFAHQMLRDTARDAVCVGAAAAIAGGVRAADGVVKYGPNLGAYDVPFGEELARRLDIGLPVAVGNDANLGALAEHTRGVGVGCNDLIYLHGDVGIGGGVIVGGQLLSGHAGYGGEVGHMVVNPGGRLCGCGSRGCLEAEVGERTVLEAAGRAGGGRVGRDAIRDVVEAADRGDVVAQRALQRVGDWLGIGVANLVNIFNPEMVIFGGMLRDIFLGSAAQVRSRIATAALSGSREGLRLRTSALGDDATLTGAAELAFAGVLADPLEALARVNSN; encoded by the coding sequence ATGCGTGCGGGACCCTCCCAGGAGGAGATCCGGCGCCACAACCTCGGCGTACTCCTGCGCCACGTCCACCTCGGCGGCCCGACCTCGCGGGCCGAGCTCACCAGCCGGATGGGCGTCAACCGCAGCACGATCATGGCGCTCACCGCCGATCTCACCGCGGCGGGGCTGGTGCGCGAGGAGTTGCCGAAGGAGACCGGGCGGGCCGGGCGGCCGTCCCTGGTGGTCCGGCCCGAGTCCGCGCGCGTCTACGTGCTCGCCTTCGACGTCGGTGTGGACCGGGTGGTGGCGGCCCGGGTCGGCCTCGGCGGGGTGATCCTCGACCGGCGGGACGCGCCGCGCGAGCGCGGCCCGTTCGACCTGGAGGCGCTCACCGCACAGCTCGCCGGGTTCGCCCACCAGATGCTGCGCGACACCGCGCGCGACGCGGTGTGCGTGGGCGCGGCCGCGGCGATCGCGGGCGGGGTGCGCGCCGCGGACGGCGTGGTCAAGTACGGCCCCAACCTCGGCGCGTACGACGTGCCGTTCGGCGAGGAGCTCGCCCGCCGCCTCGACATCGGCCTGCCGGTGGCGGTCGGCAACGACGCCAACCTCGGCGCCCTCGCCGAGCACACCCGCGGCGTCGGCGTCGGCTGCAACGACCTGATCTACCTGCACGGCGACGTGGGCATCGGGGGCGGCGTCATCGTCGGCGGCCAGCTGCTGAGCGGCCACGCCGGGTACGGCGGCGAGGTCGGCCACATGGTGGTGAACCCGGGAGGGCGGCTGTGCGGCTGCGGCTCCCGGGGCTGCCTGGAGGCCGAGGTGGGCGAGCGCACCGTGCTCGAGGCGGCCGGCCGTGCCGGGGGCGGCCGGGTCGGCCGGGACGCGATCCGCGACGTGGTGGAGGCCGCGGACCGCGGCGACGTGGTCGCCCAGCGGGCGCTGCAGCGGGTCGGCGACTGGCTCGGCATCGGGGTGGCGAACCTCGTCAACATCTTCAACCCCGAGATGGTGATCTTCGGGGGCATGCTCCGCGACATCTTCCTCGGCTCGGCCGCGCAGGTGCGCAGCCGCATCGCCACCGCCGCCCTCTCCGGGTCGCGGGAGGGCCTGCGGCTGCGTACCTCGGCGCTCGGCGACGACGCCACCCTCACCGGCGCCGCCGAGCTCGCCTTCGCCGGGGTGCTCGCCGACCCGCTGGAGGCACTCGCCCGGGTCAACTCCAACTAA
- a CDS encoding type II toxin-antitoxin system PemK/MazF family toxin: MWLADYGEPVGREQGFVRPCVVLSGAARNDVPIGLVMARAHHRNK, encoded by the coding sequence ATCTGGCTCGCAGACTACGGCGAACCGGTAGGGCGGGAGCAAGGATTCGTCCGCCCTTGCGTCGTTCTCAGCGGAGCGGCGCGCAATGACGTTCCCATCGGCCTCGTGATGGCGCGCGCCCATCACCGGAACAAATAG
- the acnA gene encoding aconitate hydratase AcnA, producing MSANSFGSRDTLRVGDASYEIYRLDAVEGSARLPYSLKILLENLLRTEDGANVTADHIRALAGWDPGATPSVEIQFTPARVIMQDFTGVPCVVDLATMREAVRDLGGDPNRVNPLAPAELVIDHSVIVDYFGSPDAFRRNVEREYERNRERYQFLRWGQSAFSEFKVVPPGTGIVHQVNIEHLARVVMTRDGKAYPDTCVGTDSHTTMENGLGVLGWGVGGIEAEAAMLGQPISMLIPRVVGFKLTGELPAGATATDLVLTVTQMLREHGVVGKFVEFFGEGVTSVPLANRATIGNMSPEFGSTCAIFPIDAETINYLRLTGRSEEQIALVEAYAKEQGLWHDPANEPVFSEYIELDLSTVVPSIAGPKRPQDRIALSAAKRTWRRDVKNYVSDADVDEASKESFPASDPPASNADADGFRPSKPVPVTLDDGTSFELDHGAVVIAAITSCTNTSNPYVMLGAALLARNAVDKGLTRKPWVKTSLAPGSQVVTGYFERSGLMPYLEKLGFNLVGYGCTTCIGNSGPLPQQISEAIQANDLAVTAVLSGNRNFEGRINPDVKMNYLASPPLVVAYALAGTMDIDFETEPIGTGSDGKPVFLRDIWPSPAEVAEVVNTSIGQDMFKERYADVFKGDENWRSLPVPTGSTFEWDPNSTYVRKAPYFDGMPEKPEPVRDITGARVLALLGDSVTTDHISPAGAIKPDSPAGKYLREQGVEVKDFNSYGSRRGNHEVMIRGTFANIRLRNQLAPGTEGGYTRDFTQEGGPVTTIYEASVNYQAAGVPLVVLAGKEYGSGSSRDWAAKGTALLGVRAVIAQSFERIHRSNLIGMGVLPLQFPEGESAASLGLTGEETFDILGIEELNSGTTPSTVTVRATAPDGRTTEFQAVVRIDTPGEADYYRHGGIMQYVLRNLLNKN from the coding sequence GTGTCCGCCAACAGCTTCGGCAGCCGCGACACGCTACGCGTCGGCGACGCGTCATATGAGATCTATCGGCTGGACGCCGTCGAGGGTTCGGCGCGCCTCCCGTACAGTCTCAAGATCCTGCTGGAGAACCTGCTCCGGACCGAGGACGGGGCGAACGTCACCGCCGACCACATCCGCGCCCTCGCCGGCTGGGATCCGGGCGCGACGCCGAGCGTGGAGATCCAGTTCACCCCGGCGCGGGTGATCATGCAGGACTTCACCGGGGTGCCGTGTGTGGTCGACCTCGCCACCATGCGCGAGGCCGTGCGCGACCTCGGCGGCGACCCGAACCGGGTCAACCCGCTCGCGCCCGCCGAGCTCGTCATCGACCACTCGGTGATCGTCGACTACTTCGGCTCCCCGGACGCGTTCCGGCGCAACGTCGAGCGCGAGTACGAGCGCAACCGGGAGCGCTACCAGTTCCTGCGCTGGGGCCAGAGCGCCTTCAGCGAGTTCAAGGTGGTGCCGCCGGGCACCGGCATCGTGCACCAGGTGAACATCGAGCACCTGGCCCGCGTGGTGATGACCCGCGACGGCAAGGCGTACCCCGACACCTGCGTGGGCACCGACTCGCACACCACCATGGAGAACGGCCTCGGCGTGCTCGGCTGGGGCGTCGGCGGCATCGAGGCCGAGGCCGCGATGCTCGGCCAGCCGATCTCCATGCTCATCCCGCGGGTGGTCGGCTTCAAGCTCACCGGTGAGCTGCCCGCCGGCGCCACCGCGACCGACCTCGTGCTCACCGTCACCCAGATGCTGCGCGAGCACGGCGTGGTCGGCAAGTTCGTGGAGTTCTTCGGCGAGGGCGTCACCTCGGTGCCGCTCGCGAACCGGGCCACGATCGGCAACATGAGCCCCGAGTTCGGCTCCACCTGCGCGATCTTCCCGATCGACGCCGAGACCATCAACTACCTGCGGCTCACCGGCCGCTCCGAGGAGCAGATCGCGCTCGTCGAGGCGTACGCCAAGGAGCAGGGCCTGTGGCACGACCCGGCCAACGAGCCGGTCTTCTCCGAGTACATCGAGCTCGACCTGTCCACCGTGGTGCCGTCGATCGCCGGGCCGAAGCGCCCGCAGGACCGCATCGCGCTGTCCGCGGCAAAGCGCACCTGGCGGCGTGACGTGAAGAACTACGTCTCCGACGCCGACGTGGACGAGGCGTCCAAGGAGAGCTTCCCGGCCTCCGACCCGCCGGCCTCGAACGCCGACGCCGACGGCTTCCGGCCGAGCAAGCCGGTCCCGGTCACCCTCGACGACGGCACCTCCTTCGAGCTCGACCACGGCGCGGTGGTGATCGCCGCGATCACCTCCTGCACCAACACCTCCAACCCGTACGTGATGCTGGGCGCGGCGCTGCTCGCCCGGAACGCGGTGGACAAGGGCCTGACCCGCAAGCCGTGGGTGAAGACCTCGCTCGCCCCCGGCTCGCAGGTGGTCACCGGGTACTTCGAGCGCTCCGGGCTCATGCCGTACCTGGAGAAGCTCGGCTTCAACCTGGTCGGCTACGGCTGCACCACCTGCATCGGCAACTCCGGTCCGCTGCCGCAGCAGATCTCCGAGGCGATCCAGGCCAACGACCTCGCGGTGACCGCGGTGCTCTCCGGCAACCGCAACTTCGAGGGCCGGATCAACCCGGACGTGAAGATGAACTACCTCGCGTCGCCGCCGCTCGTGGTCGCGTACGCGCTCGCCGGCACGATGGACATCGACTTCGAGACCGAGCCGATCGGCACCGGCTCGGACGGCAAGCCGGTGTTCCTGCGCGACATCTGGCCGTCGCCGGCGGAGGTCGCCGAGGTGGTGAACACCTCGATCGGCCAGGACATGTTCAAGGAGCGGTACGCCGACGTCTTCAAGGGCGACGAGAACTGGCGGTCGCTCCCGGTGCCGACCGGCAGCACGTTCGAGTGGGACCCGAACTCCACCTACGTGCGCAAGGCGCCGTACTTCGACGGCATGCCGGAGAAGCCGGAGCCGGTGCGCGACATCACCGGCGCCCGGGTGCTCGCGCTGCTCGGCGACTCGGTCACCACCGACCACATCTCGCCCGCGGGCGCGATCAAGCCCGACTCGCCGGCCGGCAAGTACCTGCGTGAGCAGGGGGTCGAGGTCAAGGACTTCAACTCGTACGGCTCGCGCCGCGGCAACCACGAGGTGATGATCCGCGGCACGTTCGCCAACATCCGGCTGCGCAACCAGCTCGCCCCCGGCACCGAGGGCGGCTACACCCGCGACTTCACCCAGGAGGGCGGCCCGGTCACCACGATCTACGAGGCCTCGGTCAACTACCAGGCCGCCGGGGTGCCGCTCGTGGTGCTCGCGGGCAAGGAGTACGGCTCCGGCTCCTCGCGTGACTGGGCGGCGAAGGGTACGGCGCTGCTCGGCGTGCGGGCGGTGATCGCCCAGTCGTTCGAGCGCATCCACCGCTCGAACCTCATCGGGATGGGCGTGCTGCCGCTGCAGTTCCCGGAGGGCGAGTCGGCCGCGTCGCTCGGGCTCACCGGTGAGGAGACCTTCGACATCCTCGGCATCGAGGAGCTCAACTCCGGCACCACCCCGTCGACGGTCACCGTCCGCGCCACCGCGCCCGACGGCCGCACCACCGAGTTCCAGGCCGTGGTCCGTATCGACACGCCGGGCGAGGCGGACTACTACCGCCACGGCGGCATCATGCAGTACGTGCTCCGCAACCTGCTGAACAAGAACTGA
- a CDS encoding sugar ABC transporter permease translates to MSTTVAPERTTTQTPTLGQGVRGYLERVRGGEMGALPAVLGLIVLCTVFTILRPAFLTPINIANLFTQGAQITVIAMGLVFVLLLGEIDLSAGFASGVCAAVLAVTLTVHGLPWYVAVAAALATGMVIGLLLGTLVAKVGIPSFVVTLAAFLAFQGVVLLLVRGGTNISIRDEVILAIANRNLPPTVGWTLFAVGVAGFAAVQLLRARRRVAHGLPADPMSLIAFRVGVLAVIAGVAVYVLNLERSRNALIVSLKGVPVVVPLIVLLLILWTFVLRRTAFGRHIYAVGGNAEAARRAGINVDRIKIACFVICSTMAAVGGIVAASRGASVDPNTGGSNVLLYAVGAAVIGGTSLFGGKGRVIDAVLGGAVIAVIDNGMGLMGYSAGVKFVVTGVVLLLAAGVDAISRKRAAASGLR, encoded by the coding sequence ATGAGCACGACAGTGGCCCCGGAGCGCACCACCACGCAGACACCGACCCTGGGCCAGGGGGTGCGCGGCTACCTGGAACGGGTGCGCGGCGGCGAGATGGGCGCGCTGCCCGCCGTGCTCGGCCTCATCGTGCTGTGCACCGTGTTCACCATCCTGCGGCCGGCGTTCCTCACGCCGATCAACATCGCGAACCTGTTCACCCAGGGCGCCCAGATCACCGTGATCGCGATGGGCCTCGTGTTCGTGCTGCTGCTCGGCGAGATCGACCTGTCCGCCGGGTTCGCCAGCGGGGTCTGCGCCGCGGTGCTCGCGGTCACCCTCACCGTGCACGGCCTGCCCTGGTACGTCGCCGTGGCCGCGGCGCTCGCCACCGGCATGGTGATCGGCCTGCTGCTCGGCACGCTCGTCGCCAAGGTGGGCATCCCGTCGTTCGTCGTGACACTGGCGGCGTTCCTCGCCTTCCAGGGCGTGGTGCTGCTGCTCGTCCGCGGCGGCACCAACATCAGCATCCGGGACGAGGTCATCCTCGCCATCGCCAACCGGAACCTGCCGCCCACGGTGGGCTGGACCCTGTTCGCGGTGGGCGTCGCCGGCTTCGCCGCGGTCCAGCTCCTGCGGGCGCGGCGGCGCGTGGCGCACGGCCTGCCCGCCGACCCGATGTCGCTGATCGCGTTCCGGGTGGGCGTGCTCGCGGTGATCGCCGGTGTCGCCGTCTACGTGCTCAACCTCGAGCGCAGCCGCAACGCCCTGATCGTCTCGCTCAAGGGCGTGCCGGTCGTGGTGCCGCTCATCGTGCTGCTGCTGATCCTGTGGACGTTCGTGCTGCGGCGCACCGCCTTCGGCCGGCACATCTACGCGGTCGGCGGCAACGCCGAGGCGGCCCGCCGGGCCGGTATCAACGTCGACCGCATCAAGATCGCGTGCTTCGTGATCTGCTCGACGATGGCGGCGGTCGGCGGCATCGTGGCGGCCTCCCGGGGCGCCTCGGTCGACCCCAACACCGGCGGCAGCAACGTGCTGCTGTACGCGGTGGGCGCGGCCGTGATCGGCGGCACGAGCCTGTTCGGCGGCAAGGGCCGGGTGATCGACGCGGTGCTCGGCGGCGCGGTGATCGCGGTGATCGACAACGGCATGGGCCTGATGGGCTACAGCGCCGGCGTGAAGTTCGTGGTCACCGGTGTGGTGCTGCTGCTCGCCGCGGGCGTGGACGCCATCTCCCGGAAGCGGGCCGCAGCCTCTGGTCTAAGGTGA